GCGTGAACGATCCCGCCAGCCAGGCCGCGCTCGCCAACGATATCAACAAATTTCTGGTGGACGCCGGGCAGGCCTTCAACAACTTCACCAACCAGCGCGCCAGCCTGGGCTCGCGTCTGCAGGCCCTGGAGCAACAGAAAAACAGCAACGATGATTTCGTTTTGTTGACGGAAAGCGCCCTGGCCGATGTGCAGGACCTGGACTATCCCCAGGCCATCAGTCTGTTCAACCAGCAAATGGTGGCCCTGCAGGCCGCGCAGCAGTCTTTCGTGCGGGTGCAGAGCCTGTCTTTGTTCAACTACCTGTAACAAAAAACCTGAGGCGGGCACCGCCCCCGCCTGTGCGGGAAACAAACCGGCAGGGAGAGTTTCATGCCGATTCCGGCAGTTTCGAAGCTGAGAGGATGACCATGAACGAGTTTTACATTGGCCAAAAACGCATCGCCCGGGATGGCGCCTGCTACATCATCGCCGAGATCGGCAACAATCATCAGGGCGACATGAAAACCGCGCTCAAGATGATCCGGGTGGCGGCCGGCATGGGTGTGGACGCGGTGAAGTTTCAAAAGCGCGACAACAAAACCCTGTTCACCCGGGCCATGTACAACAAGCCCTATGACAACGAAAACAGCTACGGTCCCACCTACGGCGCGCACCGGGATTATCTGGAATTCGACTGGGATCAATACCTGGAGCTGAAAGCCTGCGCCCGCGAAAACGACGTTGATTTTATTGTCACCCCCTTTGATTTTCCCAGCGTGGATTTTCTCGCAGAAGTGGGGGTGGACGCCTACAAAATTGCCTCAGCGGACATCACCAACACCCCGCTGCTGGAATACGTTGCCAAGTTGGGCAAACCCATGTTCGTCTCCACCGGCGCGGCGGAGTTGCATGAAATCGAGCTGGCCTACCAGGCCGTCATTCCACACAACGAACAACTGTGTATGCTGCACTGCACCGCCGGCTATCCCACCGAATATGAAAACCTGAATCTGGCCGCTATCAAAACCCTGGCACTTCAATTTCCCAAAGCGGTCATCGGTTACTCCGGCCATGACTACGGCATTCTGGCGCCCTCCGTGGCCTACCTGCTGGGTGCCACGGTGGTGGAAAAACACTTCACCCTCAACCGTTCCTGGAAAGG
The genomic region above belongs to Gammaproteobacteria bacterium and contains:
- a CDS encoding N-acetylneuraminate synthase — its product is MNEFYIGQKRIARDGACYIIAEIGNNHQGDMKTALKMIRVAAGMGVDAVKFQKRDNKTLFTRAMYNKPYDNENSYGPTYGAHRDYLEFDWDQYLELKACARENDVDFIVTPFDFPSVDFLAEVGVDAYKIASADITNTPLLEYVAKLGKPMFVSTGAAELHEIELAYQAVIPHNEQLCMLHCTAGYPTEYENLNLAAIKTLALQFPKAVIGYSGHDYGILAPSVAYLLGATVVEKHFTLNRSWKGTDHKFSLEPTGLHKMVRDLRRIDVSLGDGKKELADFEKDARRKMGKSLYAARHLKAGEVLRREDLVVKSPGGGLPPYRMGELLGKRLVVDVPQEVPFSMDHVEDSAGRREAG